Proteins from a genomic interval of Inquilinus sp. Marseille-Q2685:
- the metZ gene encoding O-succinylhomoserine sulfhydrylase: protein MDRYEAPSEDEFGPETALIRGGTRRTPYGETSEAIFLTSGFVYDSAAAAEARFTGDEPGFVYSRYGNPTLEVLEQRLALLEGAEGCHVTASGMSGVFTALFCHLRGGDHVVASRALFGSCFVILGTILPRYGITTTFVDGGDLAAWEAAMRPNTRAVFLETPANPTLDLVDVAAVAKIAHAAGAKVFIDNVFATPLGQKPLELGADVVIYSATKHIDGQGRVLGGAVLADRKFLTDDFLPYYRHTGPALSPFNAWVLVKGLETLGLRVERQVSSAHRLAQLVEAHPAAKSVRYPWLKSHPHHELAKRQMKNGGTLVAFDLGSKAAAFAFLDALRLVDISNNLGDTKSLATHPTTTTHRAMEAADRAAMGITEGLVRLSVGLEGIEDLERDLSRALDAAKRAG from the coding sequence CGAGGCGATCTTCCTGACCTCGGGGTTCGTCTATGACAGCGCCGCGGCGGCCGAGGCGCGCTTCACCGGCGACGAACCGGGCTTCGTCTATTCCCGCTACGGCAACCCGACGCTGGAGGTGCTGGAGCAGCGCCTGGCCCTGCTGGAAGGGGCCGAGGGCTGCCACGTCACCGCCAGCGGCATGTCGGGCGTGTTCACCGCGCTGTTCTGCCATCTGCGCGGCGGCGACCACGTCGTGGCCAGCCGGGCGCTGTTCGGCTCCTGCTTCGTCATCCTCGGCACCATCCTGCCGCGCTACGGCATCACCACCACCTTCGTCGACGGCGGCGACCTCGCGGCCTGGGAGGCGGCGATGCGGCCGAACACCCGGGCCGTGTTCCTGGAGACGCCGGCCAACCCGACACTGGACCTGGTCGACGTCGCCGCTGTGGCGAAGATCGCCCATGCCGCCGGCGCCAAGGTGTTCATCGACAACGTCTTCGCCACGCCCCTGGGCCAGAAGCCGCTGGAGCTCGGCGCCGATGTGGTGATCTACTCCGCCACCAAGCACATCGACGGCCAGGGCCGGGTGCTGGGCGGCGCGGTGCTGGCCGACAGGAAGTTCCTGACCGACGACTTCCTGCCCTATTACCGGCACACCGGCCCGGCCCTGTCGCCCTTCAACGCCTGGGTGCTGGTGAAGGGGCTGGAGACGCTGGGCCTCAGGGTCGAGCGCCAGGTTTCCAGCGCCCACCGCCTGGCGCAGCTGGTCGAGGCGCATCCGGCGGCGAAGTCGGTGCGCTACCCTTGGCTGAAGAGCCACCCGCATCACGAGCTGGCGAAGCGCCAGATGAAGAACGGCGGCACGCTGGTCGCCTTCGACCTCGGCAGCAAGGCGGCGGCCTTCGCCTTCCTCGATGCGCTGCGGCTGGTCGACATCTCGAACAATCTCGGCGACACCAAGTCGCTCGCCACCCATCCGACCACCACCACCCACCGGGCGATGGAGGCGGCGGACCGCGCCGCCATGGGCATCACCGAAGGGCTGGTGCGGCTGTCGGTCGGCCTCGAGGGCATCGAGGACCTGGAGCGCGACCTGTCCCGCGCCCTCGACGCGGCGAAGCGGGCCGGCTGA
- a CDS encoding SH3 domain-containing protein produces the protein MMRWKLALAAMAGLAMTALTATAADAAPGYTTASVRLRAGPGADYPVVARLRPGVPVQIFGCLDGWAWCDIGVGPDRGWTDGRFLAADVQHRRRIIVEAAPVIGVPVITFDAGPYWDNYYRGRPWYRDRGRWVH, from the coding sequence ATGATGAGATGGAAGCTCGCCCTGGCCGCGATGGCCGGGCTGGCGATGACGGCCCTGACGGCGACGGCGGCCGATGCCGCGCCGGGCTACACCACCGCTTCGGTCCGGCTGCGCGCCGGGCCGGGGGCCGACTATCCGGTGGTCGCGCGGCTGCGGCCGGGCGTGCCGGTGCAGATCTTCGGCTGCCTCGACGGCTGGGCCTGGTGCGACATCGGCGTCGGTCCCGACCGCGGCTGGACCGACGGCCGGTTCCTGGCGGCCGATGTCCAGCATCGCCGCCGGATCATCGTCGAGGCGGCGCCGGTGATCGGCGTGCCGGTGATCACCTTCGATGCCGGCCCGTACTGGGATAACTACTACCGCGGCCGGCCCTGGTACCGCGACCGCGGCCGCTGGGTGCATTAG